The Streptomyces kanamyceticus genome window below encodes:
- a CDS encoding M4 family metallopeptidase has protein sequence MTPHISRKRSTLAIATAVAAGALLTAGLTTGASAQPVGDATPSAAPQSLSASAKADLLQDANADKAATADKIGLGAKEKLVVRDVVKDRDGTTHTRYERTYEGLPVLGGDLVVHTAKNGKLKGVTKATKASVKVASTDAKLAKSSVAKSAESTAAKAKTSKADAQSPRKVIWAAEGKPVLAFETKVTGMQKDGTPSRLRIVTDAATGKKLFQQQEIENATGNSQYSGKVEIGSKKGANGFDLTDDSRGGHSTYNLENGEGEGKLFTDDDDTWGNGKPDDAQTAGVDAAYGAQVTWDYYKTVHGREGIKGDGKGATSRVHYGDSYVNAFWDDSCFCMTYGDGEGNKKPLTSIDVAAHEMSHGVTSATGNMEYSGESGGLNEATSDIFGTAVEFNSKSPEDIGDYLIGEEIDINGDGSPLRYMDKPSKDGQSLDNWSADAGNVDVHYSSGIANHFFYLLSEGSGAKEINGVKYDSPTADGSKVEGIGRDKAEKIWFKALTTEFTTTTDYKAAREGTLKAASDLYGADSAEYKGVEAAWTGVNVK, from the coding sequence GTGACCCCCCACATATCCCGGAAGCGTTCCACCCTGGCCATCGCCACCGCCGTGGCCGCCGGAGCGCTCCTGACCGCCGGACTGACCACCGGCGCTTCCGCCCAGCCCGTCGGCGACGCGACCCCCTCGGCCGCGCCGCAGAGCCTGTCGGCGTCGGCCAAGGCGGACCTCCTCCAGGACGCCAACGCCGACAAGGCCGCCACCGCGGACAAGATCGGCCTGGGCGCCAAGGAGAAGCTCGTCGTCCGCGACGTCGTCAAGGACCGCGACGGCACCACCCACACCCGCTACGAGCGCACCTACGAGGGACTTCCCGTCCTCGGCGGCGACCTCGTGGTGCACACCGCCAAGAACGGCAAGCTCAAGGGCGTCACCAAGGCGACCAAGGCGTCCGTGAAGGTCGCCTCCACCGACGCGAAGCTCGCCAAGTCGTCGGTCGCCAAGTCCGCCGAGTCGACCGCCGCCAAGGCCAAGACCAGCAAGGCCGACGCGCAGTCCCCGCGCAAGGTGATCTGGGCCGCCGAGGGCAAGCCCGTCCTCGCGTTCGAGACCAAGGTCACCGGCATGCAGAAGGACGGCACGCCGAGCCGCCTGCGCATCGTCACGGACGCCGCCACCGGCAAGAAGCTCTTCCAGCAGCAGGAGATCGAGAACGCCACCGGCAACAGCCAGTACAGCGGCAAGGTCGAGATCGGCTCCAAGAAGGGTGCCAACGGCTTCGACCTGACCGACGACAGCCGCGGCGGCCACTCCACGTACAACCTGGAGAACGGCGAGGGCGAGGGCAAGCTCTTCACGGACGACGACGACACGTGGGGCAACGGCAAGCCGGACGACGCCCAGACCGCCGGTGTCGACGCCGCCTACGGCGCCCAGGTCACCTGGGACTACTACAAGACCGTGCACGGCCGTGAGGGCATCAAGGGCGACGGCAAGGGTGCCACCTCGCGCGTCCACTACGGCGACAGCTACGTCAACGCCTTCTGGGACGACAGCTGCTTCTGCATGACGTACGGCGACGGCGAGGGCAACAAGAAGCCCCTCACCTCGATCGACGTCGCGGCCCACGAGATGTCGCACGGCGTCACCTCGGCCACCGGCAACATGGAGTACAGCGGCGAGTCCGGCGGCCTGAACGAGGCCACCTCGGACATCTTCGGCACCGCCGTCGAGTTCAACTCCAAGAGCCCCGAGGACATCGGCGACTACCTCATCGGCGAAGAGATCGACATCAACGGCGACGGCTCGCCGCTGCGCTACATGGACAAGCCCTCCAAGGACGGCCAGTCCCTGGACAACTGGAGCGCGGACGCGGGCAACGTCGACGTCCACTACTCCTCGGGCATCGCCAACCACTTCTTCTACCTGCTGTCCGAGGGCAGCGGCGCGAAGGAGATCAACGGCGTGAAGTACGACTCCCCGACCGCCGACGGCTCCAAGGTCGAGGGCATCGGACGCGACAAGGCCGAGAAGATCTGGTTCAAGGCGCTGACGACGGAGTTCACCACCACGACGGACTACAAGGCGGCCCGCGAGGGCACGCTGAAGGCGGCGTCCGACCTGTACGGAGCCGACTCGGCCGAGTACAAGGGCGTTGAGGCGGCCTGGACCGGCGTCAACGTCAAGTAA
- a CDS encoding hotdog fold domain-containing protein, translated as MATDRTATDHVTEELVVPALYEGYPGLAFGGYVAGVLAGRTPPGTVRVDFRAAIRVGVPVRFGELPDGGAALTDDAGNVLAGARPAAALDLDVPSAPTWDEAVAATAAYRAAPPSGVADGSVDCFGCGDRAPDRGLRQHCAPVPGRDVVAAAWAPHPAFDDGSGALRPDLAWAALDCPSAAPGIHFGGLRKGAVTASLTGTMLRPMAVGEDHITYAWLIAESGRKHEMGVAAVTASGELCAVGSALWVDPR; from the coding sequence ATGGCTACTGATCGCACGGCTACTGATCACGTGACCGAAGAGCTGGTCGTCCCCGCGCTGTACGAGGGCTATCCCGGACTCGCCTTCGGCGGCTATGTCGCGGGTGTGCTCGCGGGCCGCACCCCGCCGGGGACGGTGCGGGTGGACTTCCGCGCCGCCATCCGCGTGGGCGTTCCCGTACGGTTCGGTGAACTGCCCGACGGGGGCGCCGCGTTGACCGACGACGCGGGAAACGTCCTGGCGGGCGCGCGCCCCGCGGCGGCTCTTGACCTCGACGTGCCGTCCGCGCCCACCTGGGACGAGGCCGTGGCGGCCACGGCGGCCTACCGTGCCGCGCCGCCCAGCGGTGTCGCCGACGGCTCGGTCGACTGCTTCGGCTGCGGTGACCGTGCGCCGGACCGCGGCCTGCGCCAGCACTGCGCGCCCGTGCCAGGGCGCGATGTGGTCGCCGCGGCGTGGGCTCCGCATCCCGCCTTCGACGACGGCTCGGGCGCGCTCAGGCCCGACCTGGCCTGGGCCGCGCTGGACTGCCCGAGCGCGGCTCCCGGAATCCACTTCGGGGGCCTGCGCAAGGGCGCGGTGACGGCGTCCCTGACCGGGACGATGCTGCGTCCCATGGCGGTCGGCGAGGACCACATCACGTATGCGTGGCTGATCGCGGAGTCGGGCCGCAAGCACGAGATGGGGGTGGCGGCGGTGACGGCTTCCGGGGAACTCTGCGCGGTGGGGTCGGCGTTGTGGGTGGACCCCCGCTGA
- a CDS encoding ABC transporter ATP-binding protein has product MTSSTSVREKPAHPGEPDLPEAPAPAGDPFDKDDLPAPPGATRTLLLSLLAPLRGRVVLATVLLLVQQAVVQAGPLLVAYAIDRGVPAVRAGDHGPLIAVGIGYLLCAALSGGLQYAFIVASARVNQDVLLDLRGRIFRHAQALSVDFHERYTSGRLISRSTTDVESLRELLSEGLQELITVLLSFLYISVMLLWLDLGLGAVAVASFVPLYLLVRLYQRRAGALFRDRSTAIAAVIVKFAETMNGIRPVRAFRRERANDAEFAVLNSRHERTNGSAMLEMARYVIGSRLVANIAVAGIVLWGAYRVADGGLALGVLAAAVLYLRRLYDPIDRLGMFLNSYQSAAASLEKIAGLLAQTPTVPEPPAAVTRPLPALESAHPGREVRFDGVRFAYRTGGEVLPRFDLTLPAGQTVAVVGSTGAGKSTLAKLLARFYDPTEGSVLLDGVDLRELSGAELRRGVVMVTQEAFLFSGTVAENIAIGRPDATREDIEHAAKAIGAHDFIMSLPDGYDTDVRKRGGRISAGQRQLVAFARALLADPAVLILDEATSSLDIPGERAVQRAMHTVLRGRTAVVIAHRLSTVEIADRVLVMEHGRVVEDGAPAELVAGSGSFADLHRAWRDSVVS; this is encoded by the coding sequence ATGACCTCGTCGACCTCCGTACGGGAGAAGCCCGCACACCCCGGGGAACCCGACCTGCCCGAGGCCCCCGCGCCCGCCGGCGACCCCTTCGACAAGGACGATCTGCCCGCGCCCCCGGGGGCCACCCGCACCCTGCTGCTCTCGCTGCTCGCACCGCTGCGCGGCCGGGTCGTGCTCGCCACCGTGCTGCTCCTGGTGCAGCAGGCCGTCGTGCAGGCGGGCCCGCTGCTCGTCGCGTACGCCATCGACCGCGGCGTGCCCGCGGTGCGCGCGGGCGACCACGGCCCGCTGATCGCGGTGGGCATCGGCTATCTGCTCTGCGCCGCGCTCTCCGGCGGGCTCCAGTACGCCTTCATCGTGGCCTCCGCGCGCGTCAACCAGGACGTCCTGCTCGACCTGCGCGGACGGATCTTCCGGCACGCGCAGGCGCTGAGCGTCGACTTCCACGAGCGGTACACGTCCGGGCGGCTGATCTCCCGGTCCACCACCGACGTCGAGTCGCTGCGCGAACTGCTCAGCGAGGGCCTCCAGGAGCTCATCACCGTCCTGCTCTCGTTCCTCTACATCTCGGTGATGCTGCTCTGGCTCGACCTGGGTCTTGGCGCGGTGGCCGTGGCGTCCTTCGTGCCGCTCTACCTCCTCGTACGCCTCTACCAGCGGCGCGCGGGCGCGCTGTTCCGCGACCGCTCCACGGCGATCGCCGCCGTCATCGTGAAGTTCGCCGAGACCATGAACGGCATCCGTCCCGTGCGGGCGTTCCGCCGCGAGCGGGCCAACGACGCGGAGTTCGCGGTGCTCAACTCGCGGCACGAGCGGACCAACGGCAGCGCGATGCTGGAGATGGCCAGGTACGTGATCGGCTCCCGGCTCGTCGCCAACATCGCGGTCGCGGGCATCGTCCTGTGGGGCGCCTACCGGGTCGCGGACGGCGGGCTCGCGCTCGGCGTCCTCGCCGCCGCCGTGCTGTACCTGCGGCGGCTCTACGACCCGATCGACCGGCTCGGGATGTTCCTGAACTCCTACCAGTCGGCGGCCGCGTCCCTGGAGAAGATCGCCGGGCTGCTCGCCCAGACCCCGACCGTGCCCGAGCCCCCGGCCGCCGTCACGCGCCCGCTGCCCGCCCTGGAATCCGCGCACCCGGGGCGCGAAGTGCGCTTCGACGGCGTGCGGTTCGCCTACCGCACCGGCGGCGAGGTGCTGCCCCGCTTCGACCTGACGCTGCCCGCGGGACAGACCGTGGCCGTCGTCGGCTCGACCGGCGCGGGCAAGTCCACGCTGGCCAAGCTGCTCGCCCGGTTCTACGACCCGACGGAGGGCAGCGTCCTGCTCGACGGCGTCGACCTGCGCGAACTCTCCGGCGCCGAGCTGCGGCGCGGGGTCGTCATGGTCACCCAGGAGGCGTTCCTGTTCTCCGGGACCGTCGCCGAGAACATCGCGATCGGGCGGCCCGACGCCACCCGCGAGGACATCGAGCACGCCGCGAAGGCCATCGGCGCCCACGACTTCATCATGTCGCTGCCCGACGGGTACGACACCGACGTGCGCAAGCGCGGCGGCCGGATCTCCGCGGGCCAGCGGCAGCTGGTGGCCTTCGCGCGGGCGCTGCTCGCCGACCCCGCCGTGCTGATCCTCGACGAGGCGACCAGCTCCCTGGACATTCCCGGCGAGCGGGCCGTGCAGCGGGCCATGCACACGGTGCTGCGCGGCCGCACCGCGGTGGTGATCGCCCACCGGCTCTCCACGGTGGAGATCGCCGACCGGGTCCTGGTGATGGAGCACGGCAGGGTCGTGGAGGACGGCGCTCCCGCCGAGCTCGTCGCGGGCTCGGGATCCTTCGCCGATCTCCACCGCGCCTGGCGGGACAGTGTGGTGAGCTGA
- a CDS encoding ABC transporter ATP-binding protein, with the protein MPLIEVHDLQKAYGGRTVVDGVSFAVEEGEIFGILGPNGAGKTTTVECVEGLRTPDSGLVRVAGLDPVADHERLTRILGAQLQESELQPKLTVREALELYAAFYPNPADWRPLAERLRLTDKLDSRFGKLSGGQKQRLFIALALIGNPKVVVLDELTTGLDPRARRDTWELIEDVRDSGVTVLLVTHFMEEAQRLCDRIAVIDKGRVAALDSPAGLISRAANSTVMSFTPSAPLDERVLAALPAVTSVEHRDGRYTLNGTDETVDAAITLLARHRITAHQLRVSDATLDDAFLDLTGASA; encoded by the coding sequence ATGCCCCTCATCGAAGTGCACGACCTGCAGAAGGCCTACGGCGGCCGCACCGTCGTCGACGGCGTCTCCTTCGCCGTGGAGGAGGGCGAGATCTTCGGCATCCTCGGACCGAACGGCGCGGGCAAGACCACCACCGTCGAGTGCGTGGAGGGCCTGCGCACCCCCGACTCGGGCCTGGTCCGCGTCGCGGGGCTCGACCCGGTCGCCGACCACGAACGCCTCACCCGCATCCTCGGCGCGCAGCTCCAGGAGAGCGAGCTCCAGCCGAAGCTGACCGTGCGCGAGGCACTGGAGCTGTACGCCGCGTTCTACCCGAACCCCGCCGACTGGCGGCCGCTCGCCGAGCGCCTGCGCCTGACCGACAAGCTCGACAGCCGCTTCGGCAAGCTCTCCGGGGGCCAGAAGCAGCGCCTGTTCATCGCGCTCGCCCTCATCGGCAACCCCAAGGTCGTCGTCCTGGACGAACTGACCACCGGGCTCGACCCGCGCGCCCGCCGCGACACCTGGGAACTCATCGAGGACGTACGCGACAGCGGCGTCACCGTCCTGCTCGTCACCCACTTCATGGAGGAGGCCCAGCGCCTCTGCGACCGCATCGCGGTCATCGACAAGGGCCGGGTCGCCGCCCTCGACTCCCCGGCGGGCCTGATCAGCAGGGCCGCGAACTCCACGGTCATGTCGTTCACGCCGTCCGCGCCGCTCGACGAGCGCGTGCTCGCGGCGCTGCCCGCGGTCACCTCCGTCGAGCACCGCGACGGCCGCTACACCCTGAACGGCACCGACGAGACCGTCGACGCGGCCATCACGCTGCTCGCCAGGCACCGCATCACCGCCCACCAACTCCGGGTCTCCGACGCCACGTTGGACGACGCGTTCCTCGACCTGACGGGAGCATCGGCATGA
- a CDS encoding ABC transporter ATP-binding protein, protein MPKSDAPHKDPSTKDRSTVRTLLRLWPYVRPVRTRLITAAFVAIVASCTGLVFPLVLKWMVDGPVADGDPAGVWLGALVLLLLGVAEALLFGLRRWLVARPLASVEAAMRADLFRHLQRLPVSFHDRWASGQLLSRGTTDLMLLRMFLAFPLTFLLVNGATIVVGVIILLGQDFTLGLVLLAPVAPMVIACAYYEGRYTAVARQAQDQVGDLTTVVEESVLGVRIIKGFGRHRSQARAFRELSRTLRGTELAKARILASIYAVIMALPEAAIGAALVLGTVRVSDGDLSTGTLVAFLSTALALRWPVESIGFLLAMSQESATATERYFEVMDAEPEAAGPRTADAEAPAPDGGGGLQFHGVEFRYPDAGPETPAVLAHIDLHVRPGETMALVGATGSGKTTLTALVPRLHEVTGGRITLDGEDITAMDREHLRTLVAVAFEEPTLFSATVGENVLMGAEKTAGEAELTRALEVAQADFTRALPQGTGTQVGEQGLSLSGGQRQRLALARAVVGSPRFLVLDDPLSALDVHTEALVEAALRRVLADTTALVVAHRPSTVQLADRVALLSGGRVAAVGTHQELLRDNAEYAWLMSGADTTAEPTAEPSAEPTAAEEAAR, encoded by the coding sequence ATGCCGAAATCAGATGCCCCCCACAAGGATCCGTCGACCAAGGACCGGTCGACCGTACGGACGTTGCTGCGCCTGTGGCCCTATGTCCGGCCGGTCCGAACCCGCCTGATCACCGCGGCATTCGTCGCGATCGTCGCCTCGTGCACGGGACTCGTCTTCCCGCTCGTACTGAAGTGGATGGTGGACGGCCCGGTGGCCGACGGGGACCCGGCGGGGGTGTGGCTCGGGGCGCTCGTCCTGCTCCTGCTCGGTGTCGCCGAGGCGCTCCTCTTCGGCCTGCGGCGGTGGCTCGTCGCGCGCCCCCTGGCCAGCGTGGAGGCGGCGATGCGGGCCGACCTCTTCCGCCATCTGCAGCGGCTCCCGGTCTCCTTCCACGACCGCTGGGCGTCGGGGCAGCTGCTCTCGCGCGGTACGACGGATCTGATGCTGCTGCGGATGTTCCTCGCCTTCCCGCTGACGTTCCTCCTGGTCAACGGCGCGACGATCGTGGTCGGCGTGATCATTTTGCTGGGCCAGGACTTCACGCTCGGCCTGGTGCTGCTCGCGCCCGTGGCGCCGATGGTGATCGCGTGCGCGTACTACGAGGGTCGGTACACCGCCGTGGCGCGGCAGGCGCAGGACCAGGTCGGCGATCTGACGACCGTCGTCGAGGAGAGCGTGCTCGGCGTCCGCATCATCAAGGGGTTCGGGCGCCACCGCAGCCAGGCGCGGGCCTTTCGCGAACTGTCGCGGACGCTGCGCGGCACCGAGCTGGCCAAGGCCCGCATCCTCGCCTCGATCTACGCGGTGATCATGGCGCTGCCCGAGGCCGCGATCGGCGCCGCGCTGGTGCTCGGCACGGTGCGGGTCTCGGACGGCGACCTGTCCACGGGCACGCTGGTCGCCTTCCTCTCGACGGCGCTCGCGCTGCGCTGGCCCGTGGAGTCGATCGGCTTCCTGCTCGCGATGTCCCAGGAGTCCGCGACGGCCACGGAGCGGTACTTCGAGGTGATGGACGCGGAGCCGGAGGCGGCGGGACCTCGTACGGCAGACGCGGAGGCACCCGCTCCGGACGGCGGCGGCGGACTCCAGTTCCACGGCGTGGAGTTCCGCTACCCCGACGCGGGCCCCGAGACGCCCGCGGTCCTCGCGCACATAGACCTGCACGTACGCCCGGGCGAGACGATGGCCCTCGTCGGCGCGACCGGCAGCGGCAAGACGACCCTCACCGCGCTCGTCCCCCGGCTCCACGAGGTCACCGGCGGCCGCATCACCCTGGACGGCGAGGACATCACCGCGATGGACCGCGAGCACCTGCGCACCCTGGTCGCCGTGGCCTTCGAGGAACCGACCCTCTTCTCCGCGACGGTCGGTGAGAACGTCCTGATGGGCGCCGAGAAGACCGCGGGAGAAGCCGAGTTGACGCGCGCCCTTGAGGTGGCGCAGGCGGACTTCACCCGCGCTCTGCCGCAGGGCACCGGCACCCAGGTCGGCGAGCAGGGCCTGAGCCTGTCCGGCGGCCAGCGCCAGCGGCTCGCCCTGGCCCGCGCCGTGGTCGGCTCCCCGCGCTTCCTGGTCCTCGACGACCCGCTGTCCGCCCTCGACGTGCACACCGAGGCCCTGGTCGAGGCCGCGCTGCGGCGCGTCCTCGCCGACACCACCGCCCTCGTCGTGGCGCACCGCCCCTCCACCGTGCAGCTCGCGGACCGCGTCGCGCTGCTCTCCGGCGGCCGGGTCGCCGCCGTCGGCACCCACCAGGAACTCCTGCGGGACAACGCGGAGTACGCCTGGCTGATGTCGGGAGCCGACACCACAGCCGAACCCACAGCCGAACCCAGCGCCGAACCCACCGCCGCCGAGGAGGCTGCCCGATGA
- a CDS encoding M4 family metallopeptidase, with protein sequence MRSTSHRRAAAAGALSAVAALLAVAVQAGPASADDPWTSAPKAQKLGNVDPGALAAKLTPAQRAELLRDANSTKADTAKDLGLGAKEKLVVRDVVKDRDGTLHTRYERTYDGLPVLGGDLVVESAKSGATEAVTKASKEQLKGIDLSADIKASAAEKQALGAAKAAGSKKTDADRAPRKVVWMAKGEPTLAYETVVGGLQHDGTPNELHVITDAATGKKLFQWQGIENGTGNTQYSGQVTVGSVQSGSSYNLTDSGRGNHKTYNLNHATSGTGTLFSGPDDIWGNGQASNLETAGADAAYGAQLTWDYYKNVHGRSGIRGDGVGASSRVHYGNNYVNAFWQDSCFCMTYGDGSGNSKPLTSIDVAAHEMTHGVTSATGNMTYSGESGGLNEATSDIFAAAVEFNANNAQDKGDYLVGEKIDINGDGSPLRYMDKPSKDGASKDAWYSGIGNIDVHYSSGVANHFYYMLSEGSGKKEINGVQYDSPTSDGLPVTGIGRDKASLIWFKALTTKFTTTTKYADARNGTLAAAGELYGTTSAEYKAVANAWAAVNVGSRPGGEEPGTSFENTTDVAIPDNGPAVTSSVNVTGRTGNAPSALKVGVDIVHTWRGDLKVDLLAPDGSVYPLKAASGSDSADNVKETYTVNASSEVANGTWKLRVQDVAAQDTGYINSWKVTFP encoded by the coding sequence TTGAGAAGCACCTCCCACAGACGGGCCGCCGCAGCAGGCGCCCTTTCCGCCGTAGCCGCTCTGCTCGCCGTCGCCGTTCAGGCGGGCCCCGCGTCCGCCGACGATCCCTGGACCAGCGCCCCCAAGGCGCAGAAGCTCGGGAACGTCGACCCCGGCGCGCTCGCCGCCAAGCTCACCCCCGCCCAGCGTGCGGAGCTCCTCCGCGACGCCAACTCCACCAAGGCGGACACCGCCAAGGACCTGGGCCTCGGCGCCAAGGAGAAGCTCGTCGTCCGTGACGTCGTCAAGGACCGCGACGGCACCCTCCACACACGCTACGAGCGCACCTACGACGGACTGCCCGTGCTCGGCGGCGACCTCGTGGTCGAGAGCGCCAAGTCCGGTGCGACCGAGGCCGTGACCAAGGCCTCCAAGGAGCAGCTCAAGGGCATCGACCTGAGCGCCGACATCAAGGCGTCGGCCGCGGAGAAGCAGGCGCTCGGCGCCGCGAAGGCCGCGGGCTCGAAGAAGACCGACGCGGACAGGGCGCCGCGCAAGGTCGTGTGGATGGCCAAGGGCGAGCCGACCCTCGCGTACGAGACCGTGGTCGGCGGCCTGCAGCACGACGGCACCCCGAACGAGCTGCACGTCATCACGGACGCGGCCACCGGCAAGAAGCTCTTCCAGTGGCAGGGCATCGAGAACGGCACCGGCAACACGCAGTACAGCGGCCAGGTGACGGTCGGCTCCGTCCAGTCGGGCTCCTCGTACAACCTCACCGACTCGGGCCGCGGCAACCACAAGACGTACAACCTGAACCACGCCACCTCGGGCACCGGCACCCTCTTCTCGGGTCCCGACGACATCTGGGGCAACGGCCAGGCCTCCAACCTGGAGACCGCGGGCGCGGACGCCGCCTACGGCGCCCAGCTCACCTGGGACTACTACAAGAACGTGCACGGCCGCTCCGGCATCCGCGGCGACGGCGTCGGCGCGTCCTCGCGGGTCCACTACGGCAACAACTACGTCAACGCGTTCTGGCAGGACTCCTGCTTCTGCATGACGTACGGCGACGGCTCGGGCAACTCCAAGCCGCTGACCTCCATCGACGTGGCGGCGCACGAGATGACGCACGGCGTCACGTCGGCGACCGGCAACATGACGTACAGCGGCGAGTCCGGCGGCCTGAACGAGGCGACGTCCGACATCTTCGCGGCGGCCGTGGAGTTCAACGCCAACAACGCCCAGGACAAGGGCGACTACCTCGTCGGCGAGAAGATCGACATCAACGGCGACGGCTCGCCGCTGCGCTACATGGACAAGCCCTCCAAGGACGGCGCGTCCAAGGACGCCTGGTACTCGGGCATCGGCAACATCGACGTGCACTACTCGTCCGGTGTCGCCAACCACTTCTACTACATGCTGAGCGAGGGCAGCGGCAAGAAGGAGATCAACGGCGTCCAGTACGACTCGCCGACCTCCGATGGCCTGCCCGTGACCGGAATCGGCCGTGACAAGGCGTCGCTGATCTGGTTCAAGGCGCTCACCACGAAGTTCACCACGACCACCAAGTACGCGGACGCCCGTAACGGAACGCTCGCGGCGGCCGGTGAGCTGTACGGCACCACCAGCGCCGAGTACAAGGCCGTCGCCAACGCCTGGGCGGCCGTGAACGTCGGCAGCCGTCCCGGTGGCGAGGAGCCCGGCACCTCGTTCGAGAACACCACGGACGTCGCCATCCCGGACAACGGTCCCGCGGTGACCTCGTCGGTCAACGTCACGGGCCGCACCGGAAACGCGCCGAGCGCCCTGAAGGTCGGCGTGGACATCGTGCACACCTGGCGCGGTGACCTGAAGGTCGACCTGCTCGCCCCCGACGGGTCCGTCTACCCCCTGAAGGCGGCCAGCGGCTCGGACTCGGCGGACAACGTCAAGGAGACCTACACCGTCAACGCCTCGTCCGAGGTGGCCAACGGCACCTGGAAGCTGCGGGTTCAGGACGTGGCCGCGCAGGACACCGGCTACATCAACAGCTGGAAGGTCACCTTCCCGTAA